Genomic DNA from Prunus persica cultivar Lovell chromosome G1, Prunus_persica_NCBIv2, whole genome shotgun sequence:
TATCTTGTCATTGTTGAAtggtctttttcttcttctgactTTACAGAGTTTCTAAGCGGCTGTGATATGGCATCATTCCGAGCATTCTTGAACAGTCCAGTTGGTCCAAAAACAACTCACTTTTGGGGACCTATTGCAAACTGGGGATTCGTTGCCGCGGTATGCTTCACTTCCATGATATCTAGAATGTATTTGATTTCAAATGAGGTTTCTTGCTTTTTGACTAATTCTGATCGTAATGGGCTGATTTAACAGGGATTGGCGGATATGAACAAACCTCCAGAAATGATTTCTGGCAACATGACAGCAGGTCCAAGATAACTGGTTTTCAAGGATGTCAATTATTTTCTGTATATATTATGTTACAGGATTGTAATTTACTTTGGATTTGGTTCTGCAGCAATGTGCGTTTATTCTGCATTGTTTATGAGATTCGCATGGATGGTGCAGCCTCGCAATTATCTACTTTTGGCATGCCATGTCTCAAATGAGACTGTCCAACTCTATCAACTCTCTCGCTGGGCAAGGGGTCAGGGGTAAG
This window encodes:
- the LOC18789393 gene encoding mitochondrial pyruvate carrier 1 isoform X1 codes for the protein MASFRAFLNSPVGPKTTHFWGPIANWGFVAAGLADMNKPPEMISGNMTAAMCVYSALFMRFAWMVQPRNYLLLACHVSNETVQLYQLSRWARGQGYFPQKKDEPASE
- the LOC18789393 gene encoding mitochondrial pyruvate carrier 1 isoform X2 → MASFRAFLNSPVGPKTTHFWGPIANWGFVAAGLADMNKPPEMISGNMTAAMCVYSALFMRFAWMVQPRNYLLLACHVSNETVQLYQLSRWARGQG